The following coding sequences are from one Microcoleus sp. AS-A8 window:
- a CDS encoding SDR family oxidoreductase yields the protein MRILVTGGAGFIGSHLIDRLMAEGHDVICLDNFYTGHKRNILKWLGNPYFELIRHDITEPIRLEVDQIYHLACPASPVHYQYNPVKTIKTNVMGTLHMLGLAKRVKARFLLASTSEVYGDPEVHPQSEDYRGNVNTIGIRSCYDEGKRVAETLAFDYHRQNNVQIRVARIFNTYGPRMLENDGRVVSNFVVQSLRGQPLTVYGDGSQTRSFCYVSDLVDGLMRLMNGEHTGPINLGNPGEYTILELAQAVQKMVNPDAEIIFKSLPQDDPRRRRPDITKAQTLLNWQPTVPLQEGLKLTVEDFQNRIASADEYRLASI from the coding sequence ATGAGAATTCTGGTTACAGGCGGTGCCGGTTTCATTGGTTCCCATCTGATTGATCGCCTAATGGCAGAGGGGCATGATGTTATTTGCTTAGATAACTTCTATACCGGCCACAAGCGCAATATCCTGAAATGGCTAGGTAACCCATACTTTGAACTGATTCGCCACGACATCACCGAACCGATTCGGTTAGAAGTAGACCAAATTTACCACCTCGCTTGTCCAGCTTCGCCAGTTCACTACCAATACAATCCCGTTAAGACCATCAAAACCAATGTCATGGGCACTCTGCACATGCTAGGGTTAGCCAAACGGGTAAAGGCAAGATTCTTATTAGCATCTACGTCTGAAGTGTACGGCGATCCGGAAGTACATCCTCAATCAGAAGATTACAGGGGAAACGTTAATACGATTGGTATTCGTAGCTGTTACGACGAGGGTAAGCGAGTCGCGGAAACCCTCGCCTTTGACTATCATCGGCAAAATAATGTACAAATTCGCGTAGCTCGAATTTTTAACACTTATGGGCCTCGTATGCTCGAAAATGATGGTCGGGTTGTCAGCAACTTCGTGGTGCAATCCCTCAGAGGTCAACCTTTAACCGTGTATGGAGATGGTTCACAAACCCGTAGCTTCTGCTATGTCTCTGACTTAGTAGACGGACTGATGCGGTTGATGAATGGTGAGCATACCGGACCGATTAATTTAGGGAATCCCGGCGAATACACAATTCTGGAACTCGCTCAGGCGGTGCAGAAGATGGTGAATCCGGATGCTGAAATTATCTTTAAATCTCTTCCGCAGGATGACCCGCGCCGCCGTCGCCCCGACATTACGAAAGCCCAGACTTTGCTCAATTGGCAACCTACGGTACCCTTACAAGAAGGGTTAAAACTGACAGTGGAAGATTTTCAAAATCGTATAGCCTCTGCTGACGAATATCGCTTAGCTTCCATTTAA
- a CDS encoding UDP-glucose/GDP-mannose dehydrogenase family protein, with translation MRVCVIGTGYVGLVTGACLAHIGHQVICVDNNEEKVKLMKSGHSPIYEPGLSEIMQEASHSGNLEFTSDLAAGVAHGEILFIAVGTPALANGESDTRYVEAVARGIGSHLDGGYKVIVNKSTVPIGSGDWVRMIVLDGVAERQTALVTAGGGVSGEEALSQSGTQFDVVSNPEFLREGSAIYDTFNPDRIVLGSTSNRAIAMMKELYAPITERQFAEDKSLPPVPVLVTDISSAEMVKYAANAFLATKISFINEVANICDRVGADVTQVAKGIGLDSRIGSKFLQAGIGWGGSCFPKDVSALIHTADDYGYEAQLLKAAVSVNERQRLISVEKLQQELKILKGKTIGLLGLTFKPDTDDLRDAPALNLIEQLNRLGAKVKAYDPIISQTGMRHGLSGVIVETDPERLADSCDALVLVTDWEQFRKLDYTKMAKLMNNPVMIDGRNFLDREMLERAGFHFRGIGR, from the coding sequence ATGCGTGTTTGTGTGATTGGGACTGGATATGTCGGTTTGGTGACGGGTGCTTGCTTAGCGCACATTGGGCACCAGGTCATCTGCGTGGACAATAATGAAGAAAAAGTCAAGTTAATGAAGTCGGGACACTCGCCCATCTACGAGCCTGGACTGTCAGAAATTATGCAGGAGGCCAGCCATTCTGGGAATCTGGAGTTTACATCAGATCTAGCAGCGGGTGTGGCTCATGGGGAAATTTTGTTTATTGCTGTAGGAACACCTGCCCTAGCGAACGGTGAAAGCGATACGCGTTATGTCGAAGCCGTAGCACGCGGCATTGGTTCCCATCTTGACGGCGGCTATAAGGTAATTGTCAATAAGTCAACCGTACCGATTGGCTCTGGTGATTGGGTGCGGATGATTGTGCTCGATGGTGTTGCAGAACGTCAGACAGCTTTGGTGACTGCGGGTGGGGGTGTTTCTGGAGAAGAAGCCCTATCACAAAGTGGCACCCAGTTTGATGTGGTGAGTAATCCAGAGTTTTTGCGGGAAGGCTCTGCTATTTACGACACATTTAACCCAGACCGAATTGTTCTGGGGAGTACGAGTAATCGGGCGATCGCTATGATGAAGGAACTCTATGCTCCGATCACCGAGCGCCAGTTTGCAGAAGACAAATCTCTGCCTCCAGTGCCGGTGTTAGTGACAGACATTAGCTCGGCGGAGATGGTTAAATACGCGGCGAATGCCTTTTTGGCTACCAAAATTAGCTTTATTAATGAAGTTGCCAATATTTGCGATCGCGTCGGTGCTGATGTCACTCAAGTTGCCAAAGGCATTGGTTTAGACTCGCGGATTGGGAGTAAATTTTTGCAAGCCGGCATTGGCTGGGGTGGATCTTGTTTCCCCAAGGATGTCTCTGCACTGATTCATACCGCCGATGATTATGGCTATGAAGCTCAACTTCTCAAAGCGGCTGTTAGTGTTAATGAGCGTCAGCGCTTGATTTCCGTAGAAAAACTTCAGCAAGAACTAAAAATCCTCAAGGGGAAAACCATTGGACTACTCGGCTTAACCTTTAAGCCCGATACTGATGATTTGCGCGATGCCCCGGCACTCAATCTGATTGAGCAACTCAACCGATTGGGCGCAAAAGTCAAGGCTTACGACCCCATTATTTCCCAAACTGGAATGCGTCACGGGCTATCGGGCGTAATTGTGGAAACCGATCCAGAGCGACTCGCAGACAGTTGCGATGCTTTAGTCCTCGTCACTGACTGGGAACAGTTCCGCAAGCTGGACTATACCAAGATGGCGAAGCTAATGAACAATCCGGTGATGATTGATGGTCGTAACTTCCTAGACCGGGAAATGTTAGAACGTGCCGGTTTCCACTTCCGAGGAATTGGTCGATAG
- the msrA gene encoding peptide-methionine (S)-S-oxide reductase MsrA yields the protein MEKATFGAGCFWGVEAAFRKVQGITLTSVGYMGGHFPNPCYLDVVSRITGHAEVAQVEYDPNQVSYDQLLDMFWNIHDPTSLNRQGPDRGEQYRSVIFFHNPQQEEAAKRSKQKLQMSGKFDKDIVTEIKPAKEYYLATEEHQQYFEKKEERLSGA from the coding sequence ATGGAAAAGGCAACATTTGGAGCGGGTTGTTTTTGGGGTGTGGAGGCAGCGTTTCGGAAAGTTCAAGGAATAACATTAACTTCTGTGGGGTACATGGGAGGGCATTTTCCAAACCCTTGCTATCTCGATGTTGTGTCGAGAATCACAGGCCATGCGGAAGTTGCACAGGTCGAATATGACCCCAATCAAGTGAGCTATGATCAGCTTCTTGATATGTTTTGGAATATCCACGACCCCACATCCTTAAACCGTCAAGGTCCAGACCGAGGGGAACAATATCGATCCGTCATCTTTTTCCACAATCCTCAGCAGGAGGAAGCAGCGAAACGCTCAAAACAGAAGCTGCAAATGTCTGGCAAGTTTGACAAAGATATCGTGACGGAGATTAAGCCTGCGAAGGAATATTATTTAGCCACCGAGGAACATCAGCAGTATTTCGAGAAAAAAGAAGAACGCCTAAGCGGGGCTTAG